The following proteins are co-located in the Coregonus clupeaformis isolate EN_2021a unplaced genomic scaffold, ASM2061545v1 scaf0284, whole genome shotgun sequence genome:
- the LOC121538637 gene encoding protocadherin-20 has product MFNRKGTSLSSRGITWGLCILLLYTSSLSCFANFSQAKELVYKIKEGLPSGTLIGSVGSDLYLDLSLDPPVLFNLPQKKLSDQYVSLNSTTGELFTSGNEIDRETLCPDASEHNQGCVLSLDVFVLPQRYFQLVKVKILVEDVNDNRPRFPTGEIRVSVPENTRVNARFAVEQSATDPDLGFHGVQTYWLVSDFGVFALDVEENEGGELTPFLIVTNELDRERQGEYVTDIIAEDGGSPPLLGTATLRIIITDVNDNCPQFAESQVNVTLYGNTTKGAHLSRLHAFDPDQGANAVISYAYSERVPRETRALFHLDRVTGVIKLAGQINTVTGKIYKLTVLANGPGCIPAVAMVTVHVIRVASGPPVIMPRYIAAEKDGVVTMKESEPPLSPIAFFTVKNTDQRGQRTECLLEGSGPFRLSPYKLFKNEYLLETTEPLDYEQRQDYELTIVARNPKGLDIKAFVKILVLDENDNAPVFKQALYEVSVEENNPPNTFLTRLQATDQDSEGRGEVIYLLGSDAPSIFLLDRLTGVLTVSTSLDREEKQTYRFMVRAVDRGTPRRESIATVVITVQDRNDNSPRFINKDFTFFVPENFPGFGEIGVLSVTDADAGENGWVALSILNGSDVFVIDTGRGALRARTPLDREQQGTYYLWIEAVDGGEPALSCVTMVTVLLLDVNDNPPVVLFPQSNQSYMLVLPSTLPGTSITEVYAVDKDTGMNAVIAYSIVKRKGGEPGSFDIDPDTGNITLKRELSDRGLYSLLVKVSDHGQPEPLHSTVLVNLFVNETVSNESYIQSLLTREAEIQIEEKPWYVGKLTERPGREELYPCQPVLIALSVTCLGLLSIVITLTAYICCKKLKKHQMKRLEVEIPLKMNGDSQEVGRKLMEISNI; this is encoded by the exons ATGTTCAACAGAAAAGGCACCAGCCTTAGCTCAAGAGGAATAACATGG GGTTTGTGCATACTCCTGCTTTACACCAGCTCTCTCTCCTGTTTTGCTAATTTCAGCCAAGCAAAAGAGCTGGTCTATAAGATAAAAGAAGGATTGCCCTCCGGCACACTCATAGGGTCCGTGGGCTCCGACTTATACTTGGATTTATCCCTTGATCCCCCTGTTTTATTCAATCTGCCCCAGAAGAAGCTTAGTGATCAGTATGTCTCTCTGAACAGCACCACGGGGGAGCTGTTTACATCTGGGAATGAGATCGACAGGGAGACGCTCTGCCCCGACGCCTCAGAGCACAACCAGGGCTGCGTGCTCTCCCTGGACGTGTTCGTTCTACCCCAGCGGTACTTCCAGCTGGTTAAGGTCAAGATCTTGGTCGAGGATGTTAACGACAATCGGCCGCGCTTCCCGACGGGCGAGATTAGGGTTTCCGTCCCGGAGAACACCCGGGTCAACGCGAGGTTCGCGGTGGAGCAGTCAGCGACAGACCCTGATCTGGGGTTCCACGGGGTCCAGACGTACTGGCTGGTCAGCGACTTCGGGGTGTTCGCCCTGGACGTAGAGGAGAACGAAGGGGGTGAGCTGACCCCCTTCCTCATCGTGACCAATGAGCTGGACCGGGAACGACAGGGGGAGTACGTAACGGATATTATAGCAGAGGACGGCGGGTCACCACCTCTTCTTGGCACCGCCACGTTAAGGATTATAATCACTGATGTCAACGATAACTGTCCTCAGTTCGCAGAGTCACAGGTCAACGTGACGCTATATGGGAATACGACTAAAGGAGCGCACCTGTCCAGGTTACACGCCTTCGACCCCGACCAGGGCGCCAACGCCGTGATCAGCTATGCGTACAGCGAGCGCGTTCCCCGGGAGACTAGAGCACTTTTCCATCTGGACCGGGTTACCGGGGTGATCAAACTGGCTGGTCAGATCAACACCGTAACCGGAAAGATCTACAAACTCACTGTCCTCGCCAACGGGCCCGGGTGCATCCCTGCCGTCGCCATGGTGACGGTGCACGTGATCCGGGTGGCGTCCGGTCCTCCGGTTATTATGCCGCGTTACATCGCAGCGGAGAAAGACGGCGTGGTCACGATGAAGGAGTCCGAACCGCCGTTATCGCCAATCGCGTTTTTCACTGTGAAGAACACGGaccagagaggacagaggacggAATGCTTGCTGGAAGGATCTGGCCCGTTCAGACTGTCACCTTACAAACTGTTTAAGAACGAGTATCTGTTAGAGACGACGGAGCCGCTGGACTATGAGCAGAGACAGGACTATGAGCTGACTATAGTGGCCAGGAACCCAAAAGGACTCGACATCAAGGCCTTCGTTAAGATCCTGGTTCTGGATGAGAACGACAACGCGCCTGTCTTCAAACAGGCTCTGTATGAG GTCTCTGTGGAGGAGAATAACCCTCCTAACACCTTCCTGACCCGGCTCCAGGCCACAGACCAGGACAGTGAGGGCAGAGGAGAGGTCATCTACCTGCTAGGGTCAGACGCTCCCTCCATTTTTCTCCTGGACAGGCTGACCGGTGTGCTGACCGTGTCCACATCTCTGGACCGCGAAGAGAAGCAGACCTACAG GTTCATGGTTCGGGCAGTGGACCGAGGGACCCCCAGGAGAGAGTCTATAGCTACTGTGGTTATCACTGTGCAGGACCGCAATGACAACAG CCCGCGCTTCATCAATAAAGACTTCACATTCTTCGTGCCAGAGAACTTCCCGGGGTTTGGCGAGATCGGTGTTCTCTCGGTGACAGATGCAGACGCGGGCGAGAACGGCTGGGTGGCGCTCTCCATCCTCAACGGCAGCGACGTCTTTGTGATCGACACGGGCCGCGGCGCTCTAAGGGCCCGGACCCCTCTGGACCGGGAGCAGCAGGGGACGTACTACCTCTGGATCGAGGCGGTCGACGGAGGGGAACCTGCGCTCTCCTGCGTCACCATGGTTACTGTCCTCCTCCTTGACGTGAACGATAACCCTCCCGTGGTCTTGTTCCCCCAGTCTAACCAGTCCTACATGCTGGTGTTACCTAGCACCCTCCCAGGGACCTCCATCACAGAGGTGTACGCCGTGGATAAAGACACAGGGATGAACGCTGTTATCGCCTACAGCATCGTCAAGAGGAAAGGTGGCGAGCCGGGATCGTTCGATATCGACCCGGACACAGGGAATATCACGTTGAAGAGAGAACTGAGCGACCGCGGTCTCTATAGTCTGCTGGTTAAAGTCTCGGACCACGGTCAGCCTGAACCTCTCCACTCCACGGTCCTGGTCAACCTCTTCGTCAACGAGACGGTTTCTAATGAGAGCTATATCCAGAGTCTTCTCACCAGGGAGGCCGAGATCCAGATCGAGGAGAAGCCGTGGTATGTGGGGAAGCTGACAGAGAGGCCTGGCAGAGAGGAGTTGTACCCCTGTCAGCCAGTACTCATAGCTCTGTCAGTCACCTGTCTAGGACTACTCAGCATTGTCATCACATTGACTGCTTATATATGCTGCAAGAAACTGAAGAAGCATCAAATGAAAAGACTAGAGGTTGAGATTCCTTTGAAGATGAACGGTGACTCGCAGGAGGTGGGTAGAAAGCTTATGGAAATCTCCAACATTTGA